From the genome of Devriesea agamarum, one region includes:
- a CDS encoding LPS-assembly protein LptD, with protein sequence MGDTTNIKRRAFAKGAAWTVPVAALTSTAPAYAASASGVSGCYTLDWSSSKIVSGKQGYDARRSVMLRSDAAGKPDVEMYVSQERIVGTPDSMTKDGTVGDFSIGFNAGWDSIGGVAIRLTGSPGEPSQPNGKGLVLAQQRPAGGPENNLMPKQTVTFKFPKTPKSITYTVFDFDRGGEGSYGRWIDKITLSDPASNFKGYSRYTSPLSATSGTELTPAYGVRPNDGSNYAAVTVTHDSPLSSSTYLFTYENVAPIGNTRQYWYLDDPKGYYLQEIAVGDFKVCF encoded by the coding sequence GTGGGCGACACGACGAACATCAAGCGGAGGGCCTTTGCCAAGGGCGCGGCATGGACTGTCCCTGTCGCGGCACTGACCTCTACGGCACCGGCATACGCGGCCTCTGCATCGGGTGTGTCTGGCTGCTACACCCTGGACTGGTCCAGCTCGAAGATTGTCTCGGGCAAGCAGGGCTATGACGCTCGCCGTAGCGTGATGCTGCGCAGTGACGCCGCAGGTAAGCCCGACGTCGAGATGTATGTGTCCCAGGAGCGCATTGTCGGTACACCTGACTCCATGACGAAGGATGGAACCGTCGGGGACTTCTCCATCGGCTTCAACGCAGGATGGGACTCGATCGGTGGGGTTGCCATTAGGCTGACCGGCTCTCCGGGGGAACCATCGCAGCCGAACGGTAAGGGTCTCGTGCTCGCTCAGCAGCGGCCTGCTGGTGGCCCCGAAAATAACCTCATGCCCAAACAGACCGTGACCTTCAAGTTCCCGAAGACCCCGAAGTCGATTACCTACACGGTGTTTGACTTTGACCGTGGTGGCGAGGGTAGCTACGGGCGCTGGATCGACAAGATCACTCTGTCCGACCCTGCGTCGAACTTCAAGGGCTACTCGCGCTACACGTCTCCTCTGTCGGCGACCAGCGGCACCGAACTCACCCCCGCATATGGTGTCCGTCCCAATGACGGTTCAAACTATGCCGCGGTGACGGTGACTCACGACTCACCGCTGTCGTCATCGACCTATCTCTTCACGTACGAGAACGTGGCGCCCATTGGTAATACCCGTCAGTACTGGT